From the Planktothricoides raciborskii GIHE-MW2 genome, the window AGAAAATTTGGATTCAACATGATGGCACAGAAATTGGGGTAGCCAATGAGTTAGTAGAATGGGGCGTTCCCAAGGAAGATATTATCTTGGCTTATCATGCCCCTTACAAGCGACCATATACCGGATTTGGGGTCGAATAAAGATAGAATCAGAAACCGGGTTTCTTTAGCAAATCTCTGAT encodes:
- a CDS encoding XisI protein; the protein is MKFRLSVIAKRPGGNREQDHYQLLNMGWHGNRRVRGCVLQIDIKNEKIWIQHDGTEIGVANELVEWGVPKEDIILAYHAPYKRPYTGFGVE